The genome window GTAAAGCGGCTCACTCGCTCGACCAGTGAGGTGACGTTGGCTTCACCGAACTTCTTCTTGAACTGCATCAGATCGCACTCCCAATGCCCAAACTGCTGGCGCTCCCGCACAATGTCCGGCCGATGCAAAATGCTCAGATGCGGACTGAAACGGCGGCCATGGCGACGCCGGGCATGCCGCGGCCGGCGGCGCGCTCGGCGTTCGGGCAGGTGATGCCACAGCTTGATCGCCTGGCCATCCTTCGAATAGGCAAACCGGTAGATTGTCTCGTGACAGACCGTCATGCCATGCCGTCCGCCTTCCAGCTTCAGACGGCCGGCGACTTGCTCGGGCGACCAGCCATGGCGAATCCGCTCGATAATCGCCTCGCGCAGTTGCGGCAGCCGAACCAGCTTGCGTCGATTGCCCCGCCGATCCTTGGACTTCGTATCGGCGATCGGACCGTAATAACCAGCCAGTTCAAGCATCTCGGGATCATCGAAACGATTGCGCTTCAGTTCGCGAAAAATCGTTGAGCGATGCCGTCCGAGTTTCTCGGCAATAACGTCGACGCTGATCTTCGCAGCGTGCCAGCGTTCGATCTTGCGGCGTTCGTCGAGCGTGATTTGGGAGTAGGTGCGCCGAAACGGTTGATCCATGGCGATTCCTTTGTTGCGATAAGCCATTGTTATCGCTACAAAGTCGCGCTTCGAAATAGAACCCACCATAGGGCAAATCAAAGTCGCATAAGATAGATTATGGAACTAGCAGATAGAGCCTAATGCGTCGATCAGCTGGTAATATCGGCAATTTGTGCCTTTGCCGCCTCTACCAGAGCATTCGGTTCACTTGGGAAAACGAAATTGGTGCCGCCTGCTGCTGCCCACACAACGTCGAATTGCATCAGGCTTTCATCTGCGTAGGCTTTGATGTCGATCAGATGTCCCAGCGGCGAAACACCGCCGATGGCAAATCCGGTTTCCTTGCGCACGTGCTTCGGATCAGCCCGGTGCAATCTCTCGCCTGTCAGCTTGGCGGCTTTGTCGAGATCGAGTTTGCGTGGACCGGACACAAGAAACAGATAGAGCTTATCCGTATCAGCGCCTTGAAAGATCAATGATTTGACGATTTGCGCGACGGTAACGCCGCATTGGATCGCCGCGTCCTCGGCTGTATGGGTTGAATCGGCCATCTGGCGGATTTCGATATCAAGTCCGGCAGCATGGGCAGCTTGACGAACCCGTTCGACGCTCTTGCTCACAGTTCGACCTCGAATGACAAACCATCAAATGCCGGCTCGACATTATCCGGTGTGTCGCGCAGCACGGTTTCGTAATCCAATGGCACGTGCATATGCGTCAGGATGGCTCGACGTGGCTTCAGCTTTTCGATCCATTCTATTGATTCATCGAGAGAAAAATGGCTTGGATGCGGCCTGTACTGCAGCGCATCGATGACAAGCGTATCAAGTCCGAACAACTGCGCGGCTGTTGTATCCGGGAATGCACTGACGTCTGAACAATAGGCCACGTCTGCAATCCGGAAGCCCAAGGACAGGATATCGCCATGCACCTGGGGCAGCGGCAGGAAACGGATGGCGCCGCCAGGACCATCGATGTCGAAGGCCCCATGATGGACGATCTCGTGCGACCGAAGAATCGGCGGATAGCTCGAACCTTCCGGCGTCTTGAAGCAGTAGGCAAAGGCATCGAATAACCGCTTTTGCGTCGTCACGTCGGCGTAGATGTCAACCAGATCATGCCGGTCGATGACAAAGGTCCGGAGATCGTCGAGACCGTGAATATGGTCGGCATGGGCGTGCGTATAGATGACCGCATCCAGCCGGCCCGAGCCGAAATCGATCATCTGCGAACGGAAATCCGGTCCCGTGTCGATGATGACTGTGGTTACAGCTCCATGATCTGCAATACGCTCCACCAGCATGGATGCGCGGCGCCTGCGGTTCTTCGGATTGTCTGGATCGCATTTGCCCCAATCGCCATTGATGCGCGGCACGCCCGGAGACGAGCCGCAGCCAAGAATGGTGAAGCGCAAGCGATCAGGCATTGAGGGCCCTTTCCGGCCTTGGCATCTTGGTGAACAGGCGGAACACATTGTCCGAAGTCAGTGCGGCAAGCGCTTCTTCGCTTACCCCGATCGTCTCGGCCAGTACCGCTGCAGTATGCCGGACGAAGCTCGGCTCATTGCGTTTCCCCCTGTGCGGCACCGGTGCAAGATAGGGCGCATCCGTTTCAACCAGAAGCCGGTCGCGCGGCACGTTGCGAGCGATTTCCCGGATCTCGGGCGAATTCTTGAAGGTCAGAATGCCGGAAAAGGAGACATGGCCGCCAAGCTCGACACCGACCCGCGCCAGTTCCGCGCCCGAGGAAAAGCAGTGCAGAATGAAAGGGAAGGCGCCCTTCCCTGTTTCTTCCCTCAAGGTCGAAATCATGTCTTCATCGGCGCTGCGTGCATGAATGACCAGTGGCAGCTGCGTGGCGCGTGATGCGGCAATATGTGTGCGGAATCCCTGCATCTGAGCTTCCGGCGGGGCGTAGTCATAGTGATAGTCGAGCCCGGCTTCGCCGATCGCCACCACCTTCGGATGCTCCGAAAGCCGGATCAGATCGTCGGCCGTTATATCCAGCTCTTCATGCGCGTTGTTCGGGTGCGTTCCCACCGATGCATAGACGCTCTCGTACTGGTCGGCGATCTTGATGATATCGCCAAATCGCCGGACGCGCGTGCAGATCGTCACCATCCGCCGGATATCGTGATCCAGCGCCCGCTGAACGATTGCGTCCCGTTCTTCGGCAAAATCTGCAAAGTCCAGATGGCAATGGCTGTCGACAAGCATCGGATGTCAGGCTTCTTTGTCTGCTTCGACGTAACGCGGGAAAATCGGCTGCGGAGCCGGGAGATCGGCGCCGGGCACAAGTTCACCACCTACAAGATCAGCGAAGTTCCGCCTGTCCGCCGGAATGGCAAGGATATCGAGTAGTTTTGCCGCCGAACCCGGAATGAAGGGCTGGCAAAGAATGCCGACACGCCGGATGACTTCCGCCGTCACATAGAGGACCGTTTCCATGCGGGCTGGATCGGTCTTCTTCAGCGCCCAAGGCTCCTGTGAAGCGAAATAGCGATTGGCTTCGGCCACTACGCCGAAGATCGCCGCAAGCGCCAGGTGCAGAGCCTGTGTGCCAACGGCATTGCGTGCCGTTGCAAGCGCCATCGTTGCCTGATCGAGGATTGCCTTGTCCACATCAATCAATGCACCCGGCTGCGGTACCTTGGCATCGCAATTCTTGGCGATCATCGACAGCGAACGCTGCGCCAGATTGCCGAGGTCATTGGCGAGATCCGCGTTCGTGCGATTGACAATGGCTCCATGGCTATAGTTGCCATCCTGACCAAACGGTATTTCGCGCAACAGGAAATAACGCAGCTGATCAAGGCCGTAATGCTCGACCAGCGAGACCGGATCGATGACATTGCCGACCGATTTTGACATCTTCTCGCCGCGGTTGAACACGAAACCATGGCCGTAGACGCGCTTTGGCAATTCGATGCCCGCGGACAGCAGGAATGCCGGCCAGTAGACCGCATGGAAGCGGATAATGTCCTTGCCGATGATGTGCACATCCGCTGGCCAATAGCGCCAGCGCTCAGCCTTTTCATCGGGATAGCCCGCTGCGGTAATGTAGTTGGTCAGCGCATCGACCCAGACATACATGACATGCTTTTCGTCGCCGGGAACCGGTATGCCCCAATCAAACGTCGTGCGCGAGACGGAAAGATCCTTCAGACCGGATTTAACGAAGGACACCACCTCATTGCGGCGCTCGTCCGGACCGATGAACCCTGGATTGTCGGTGTAGAGCTTCAGCAAGCGGTCCTGATAGGCCGACAGGCGGAAGAAATAGCTCTCTTCCTCGAGCCATTCCACAGGCGTTCCTTGCGGACCGCACCGCACATTGTCGGCGCGCACTTCCGTCTCGTCTTCCTGGTAATAGGCTTCGTCGCGCACGGAGTACCAGCCGGCATAGCCGCCCTTGTAGATATCCCCGGCATCGACCATTTTCTGCCAGATCGCCTGGGATGCCTTATAGTGCCGCTCTTCCGTCGTTCGGATAAAATCATCGTATGACGCATTCAGAAGATGCCCCATGTCGCGGAAAAGCTTGGCATTTCTGTCCGCAAGCTCGCGCGGAGAAATGCCTTCCTTTCGTGCGGTCTGCAACATCTTGATGCCATGCTCATCCGTTCCGCTGAGAAACAGGACATCCTTGCCATCGTGGCGGTTGAACCGCGCAATCGCGTCCGTCGCGATCAGCTCATAGGCATGGCCGATATGCGGGCTCCCGTTTGGATAGGAAATGGCAGTTGTGATGTAAAATGTTTCGCGGCTCATACGTGACCTGATTTCGTCTTTTGTTTGGGCATCTTGGGAGGCCTGACATAACCCATGTCCGGCCCGATTGCCATAGTCCTCGGGTTGCTTGGCAAGGTTCAACGCGCCCAAAGCTGCGGCACACCTTTGTATGTTTGAATCATGCTGTCTGCATGCACCAGAATCATATTGTCGGTTCGCGCCTGGGCTACCAGCATACGGTCAAAGGGATCCAGGTGGGGCCATTCGAGCAACCCGGCAATCTCCGCATGTGCAGGCGTGATCGGCAAAGGCAAGAAACCGTTTCTTTCAATCGCTGCGCTGGGCATGCCTTTAAAACGAAGTTTCCCCTTGGCGCTCTTTATGGCGATTTCCCAAATTGAGGCCGCGCTCACATAAATGTGGTTCTGTGGATCGGCGATCACTGCACGGGTGGCCGACCCAAGCTGGTCAGCGTCACTGTCCCACCAAAGAACGACGTGCGTGTCGAGCAAAAGATCCATTACAGGCTGCCATTAAAAAGGGCGATCGTCTCCGCATCAACTTCATCGAAATCCTCGGCGATATACGAAATCTGCAGCGCGTGCGCCGGTTCGCGCGGTCCCTCCTGTTTCGTCAAAGGGCCCAATTTCGCAAGTGGTACGCCGTTCTTGGCGATAATTACCACTTCACCAGCAGCGGCGCGGTCCACCAGATTGGAGAGATTGGTTTTGGCATCATACAGGTTCACTTGAGTCATGGTGTCTTCCTTGACCAACATGACCAAGTATATCACGCAAAAAACGAGTTGGTCAAATTGGTCAACCTAGTGTCCGATGCATTCGTTCCAGAAAAATGAGCACTGTCTGCTTGCGATCGAGATTGAAGGCGGCAGCGTCCCTCGCCTCGCTCTGCATGTCGTTCCACAGATTTGACCAGCGATTGGCTTGCATCACATCGCCCTGCTCCGCGCTCAACCGTGCTTTCCCGGCAATGCGCGCCAGCAGGTCTTCCAGGAAAAGGTCATACTGGATTTCGGCATCGCGGCCCGAAAGTGCCGTCGCCAGCGCATGCGCTTTTGGTACATCGAAGGTGGGCTTGCTCAGGACGGCATCGACCGTTTCTGAGATTTCCAGTCCACCAAAAGCCAGCAGCAAAGCAGCCTTGCGAACACTGCCATCCGCATGCGCAATCAGCGAATCCGTTTCAGCTGACTGCTCAGTGTCCAGATTGATCGCGGCAAGCGCTGAGAGCAGGTCTTGCCGTTCCAGCGAGTCGAAACGGATCGACTGGCAGCGGGAGCGGATCGTTGGCAGCAACCTTCCTGAAGAATGCGAGATCAAAATAAACAGAGTCCGCTGCGGCGGTTCTTCAAGAGTCTTAAGTAAGGCATTGGCAGCATTGCGATTCATATCATCGGCTGGGTCGACAATGACGATGCGCCACGACCCGTCATGTGAAGTTCGATTGAGGAAATGCGTGACCCGTCGCACCTCGTCCACCGTGATGCCGGTCTTGAACTTGCCGGTCTTTGCATCGACCGGACGGCTGATGTGCAACATCGCCAGATGCGTTCCGCTGGCGATCTGCCTGTAGGGTGCGACTCCGTAATCCGGCTCGGCGAGCGTCAGAGGCGCTTCACGTTCTGCCGGGTATTTGAGCATGTGTCCTGCAAGGTGGAACGCCAGTGTCGCCTTGCCAACGCCCTGCGGCCCTTCCAGCAGCAGGGCGTGGTGCATTTGGCCGGACTGATAGGCTTGCGCCAGGAACGCTCTGATCGCCGCATGGCCGAACAGCGCGGGGTTCGCTGACGGCGCGGGAACGCCATCGATGGCGTCGTGGGTCGCCGGCACATCGAGAATCGCATCACTCATTTTGTCACCTCGACGGCTTGCTTAGGTTTGATTCCGCGGCTCGTCTTCAATTGATCGACGAGCGCAGCGATTTCCCTGGCGATCTCGCCGGCGGGACGATCGGCGGCGATGACCTTGCAGCGTTCCGGTTCTTCTGCGGCAATGGCGAGATAGGCATCGCGCCGCTTGTGATGCAGTTCGATGGTCTCCTTCTCGAAGCGATCAGCGGTCCCTGCCCCGCGCCGTGCATTGGCGCGCTGCAGCCCAATCTCTGCCGGCAGGTCAAGGATGATCGTGAGGTCAGGCATCAGGCCGTTTATGGCGGCACGTTCGATGGCACGCATCAGGGCCGGATCGAGTTCGCCGGTCACGCCCTGATAGACCCGGCTGGAGTCGATATAGCGGTCGCAAAGCACCATGCGCCCGGATTTCAGCGCCTTGCGCATGACTTGCTCGACATGGTCATTGCGTGCAGCAGCAAACAGCAGGGCTTCCATCGCGGGGCCGAAAGGTTCGGCCGCACCGCTCAGGATGACGTGGCGCACCGCTTCGGCGCCCGGCGATCCGCCTGGCTCGCGCGTCACCAGAACATCATCGCCTTGCCCGCGCAGATATTCGGCCAGACGCGCAATCTGTGTGGATTTGCCCGCGCCCTCGCCGCCCTCGAATGTGATGAATAGTCCTTGCACGCTTGTCGTCGTCTTTCAATGCAGAGTCGGTTATGCGGCTCTTACGCAGCATGCACAGACAGTTTCAGACCAAGGGCTCGTATGACCCCGGTAAGCGTTTCAAGGGTTGGGTTTCCACCCTCGCTAAACGCCTTGTAGATCGTCTCCCGGCTTACACCGGCGTCTCGGGCCAGCTGTGTCATTCCACGAGCGCGCGCGACATCTCCGATAACGGCAGCAATAAGGGCAGGATCACCATCCTCAAACGCGGCTTCGACATAGGCCACAATGGCTTCCGGGCTATCCAGATTCTCCGTGACATCCCATGGTTTTGTTACAAGTGCCATGATCAGAACTCCTTTGCTAGTGCTTTGGCCCTGGCAGTATCGGCAGTCTGTGTGCGCTTGTCGCCGCCACACAATAGCAACACCAGGGTCTGGCCACGCTTCTGGTAGTAAATTCTGTAACCAGGTCCGTAATCGACCCGAAGCTCACTGACCCCTTCCCCGATTGGCTTCACATCGCCCGGATTACCAAGTGACAGGCGTCGAATTCTAACCTGAATACGCGCAATCGCATTTGTATCCTTCAGTGCTGTGAGCCAACTGGCAAATTCGAGCGTTTGACGAATTTCGACCATGCGCAAGATAAATCCATACAAAAAAACTGTCAATTATAATACACAATATCAATAAGTCTAAAACTTCAGTTGCCGTATCCAGCCAGTCGCCAGTTCATATACGGCGTCGAGCGAGCGCTTCTTCAGACCGCCGGTCTCGATTGCTTCTGCCGTATAGACCGGCGTTTCCTGCGCCAGGGCATCACCGATCCATATCCGCAACGTGCCGACCTGCTGGTCTGCCTTCAGCGGTGCAACCAGAGGGCCCTGGTAGACGACATGTGCCTTCAGGCGATCCCGATTGGCGACTGGTACGAGAAGGCTGACCTTCTCATGTGCCTTGAGAGGGACGCCTGATTTGACGCCGCCAAACACGCTCGCCTCGCCGACCGTCTCGCCCTCGGCAAAAATATCCATTTCCTCGAACGCCTGATAAGCCCACTCGAAGATCCGCTTGGCTTCCTCTGCGCGCTCCTTGTCGCTGGCAAGGCCGCTCAGTGCAAGGATGTAGCGCCGACCGTTCCTTGTGGCCGCCCCGACAATGCCATAGCCGGACTGCTCGGTGTAACCGGTACCCATGCCATCGGCTCCGATATCGAGGCGCAGCAGCGGATTGCGGTTGCGCTGGAAGATGTTGTTCCAGGTGAAATTGTCCTGCGCATAGGTGCGGTAGTATTCCGGATATTCCTTGTTGATATGCCGCGCCAGGGCGACCAGATCGGTCAGCGAAACCCTTTGCTGCGGGTCGGGCAAACCGGTCGAATTGACGAAGGTCGAGTTTTTCAGGCCGATCTCCCTGGCCCGTGCATTCATCATCTCTGCGAATTTTGGTTCCGACCCGGCAATGCCTTCCGCCAGGATAATGCAGCCATCATTGGCCGATTGCACGATGACGCCCTGGATCAGGTCGCCGATGCTGATCGACGATTTGAGCTTGGCGAACATGGTCGAACCGCCAGATGGCGCGCCGCCGGTTCGCCAGGCATTTTCGCTCACTGTATATTGCGTGTCGGGCGTGATCGTGCCGGTTTTGAGCGCATGAAAGACGACTTCCATGGTCATCAGCTTGGCAAGCGCCGCCGGCTCGATCAGCGTGTCTGGCGATTTCGCATAGAGGATCGTTCCGGTCTGATCCTCGATCATCAAGGCTTGCTTGGCCTTGGTGTCAAATAGCGCATCCTGCGCGGCTGCCATGGTGACGGATGCGAGCGCAATCGTCACGCCAAGAGCAAAAATACGGAATGGCCGGGTCAGAACGTGTTTCGAAAAAAGGAAATCAGTTGCCGTCATCACGAACGACAAATGCATCGCCTGCGCCGGCATTCCATGCAGCC of Phyllobacterium zundukense contains these proteins:
- a CDS encoding type II toxin-antitoxin system Phd/YefM family antitoxin, yielding MLVKEDTMTQVNLYDAKTNLSNLVDRAAAGEVVIIAKNGVPLAKLGPLTKQEGPREPAHALQISYIAEDFDEVDAETIALFNGSL
- a CDS encoding type II toxin-antitoxin system VapC family toxin, with the protein product MDLLLDTHVVLWWDSDADQLGSATRAVIADPQNHIYVSAASIWEIAIKSAKGKLRFKGMPSAAIERNGFLPLPITPAHAEIAGLLEWPHLDPFDRMLVAQARTDNMILVHADSMIQTYKGVPQLWAR
- the metG gene encoding methionine--tRNA ligase — encoded protein: MSRETFYITTAISYPNGSPHIGHAYELIATDAIARFNRHDGKDVLFLSGTDEHGIKMLQTARKEGISPRELADRNAKLFRDMGHLLNASYDDFIRTTEERHYKASQAIWQKMVDAGDIYKGGYAGWYSVRDEAYYQEDETEVRADNVRCGPQGTPVEWLEEESYFFRLSAYQDRLLKLYTDNPGFIGPDERRNEVVSFVKSGLKDLSVSRTTFDWGIPVPGDEKHVMYVWVDALTNYITAAGYPDEKAERWRYWPADVHIIGKDIIRFHAVYWPAFLLSAGIELPKRVYGHGFVFNRGEKMSKSVGNVIDPVSLVEHYGLDQLRYFLLREIPFGQDGNYSHGAIVNRTNADLANDLGNLAQRSLSMIAKNCDAKVPQPGALIDVDKAILDQATMALATARNAVGTQALHLALAAIFGVVAEANRYFASQEPWALKKTDPARMETVLYVTAEVIRRVGILCQPFIPGSAAKLLDILAIPADRRNFADLVGGELVPGADLPAPQPIFPRYVEADKEA
- a CDS encoding YbaK/EbsC family protein, producing the protein MSKSVERVRQAAHAAGLDIEIRQMADSTHTAEDAAIQCGVTVAQIVKSLIFQGADTDKLYLFLVSGPRKLDLDKAAKLTGERLHRADPKHVRKETGFAIGGVSPLGHLIDIKAYADESLMQFDVVWAAAGGTNFVFPSEPNALVEAAKAQIADITS
- a CDS encoding addiction module antidote protein encodes the protein MALVTKPWDVTENLDSPEAIVAYVEAAFEDGDPALIAAVIGDVARARGMTQLARDAGVSRETIYKAFSEGGNPTLETLTGVIRALGLKLSVHAA
- a CDS encoding TatD family hydrolase; its protein translation is MLVDSHCHLDFADFAEERDAIVQRALDHDIRRMVTICTRVRRFGDIIKIADQYESVYASVGTHPNNAHEELDITADDLIRLSEHPKVVAIGEAGLDYHYDYAPPEAQMQGFRTHIAASRATQLPLVIHARSADEDMISTLREETGKGAFPFILHCFSSGAELARVGVELGGHVSFSGILTFKNSPEIREIARNVPRDRLLVETDAPYLAPVPHRGKRNEPSFVRHTAAVLAETIGVSEEALAALTSDNVFRLFTKMPRPERALNA
- a CDS encoding type II toxin-antitoxin system RelE/ParE family toxin, with product MVEIRQTLEFASWLTALKDTNAIARIQVRIRRLSLGNPGDVKPIGEGVSELRVDYGPGYRIYYQKRGQTLVLLLCGGDKRTQTADTARAKALAKEF
- a CDS encoding IS30 family transposase, translated to MDQPFRRTYSQITLDERRKIERWHAAKISVDVIAEKLGRHRSTIFRELKRNRFDDPEMLELAGYYGPIADTKSKDRRGNRRKLVRLPQLREAIIERIRHGWSPEQVAGRLKLEGGRHGMTVCHETIYRFAYSKDGQAIKLWHHLPERRARRRPRHARRRHGRRFSPHLSILHRPDIVRERQQFGHWECDLMQFKKKFGEANVTSLVERVSRFTVFLRNNDRQSRPIMERLIRTLEALPATARRSITFDRGTEFTDWPYLQAGLGTQTWFCDPQSPWQKGTVENTNRRARRWLSREVDPLAVSDTELRRVCDHLNATPRKCLGFRTPAEVFRQKVMARRR
- a CDS encoding D-alanyl-D-alanine carboxypeptidase family protein: MHLSFVMTATDFLFSKHVLTRPFRIFALGVTIALASVTMAAAQDALFDTKAKQALMIEDQTGTILYAKSPDTLIEPAALAKLMTMEVVFHALKTGTITPDTQYTVSENAWRTGGAPSGGSTMFAKLKSSISIGDLIQGVIVQSANDGCIILAEGIAGSEPKFAEMMNARAREIGLKNSTFVNSTGLPDPQQRVSLTDLVALARHINKEYPEYYRTYAQDNFTWNNIFQRNRNPLLRLDIGADGMGTGYTEQSGYGIVGAATRNGRRYILALSGLASDKERAEEAKRIFEWAYQAFEEMDIFAEGETVGEASVFGGVKSGVPLKAHEKVSLLVPVANRDRLKAHVVYQGPLVAPLKADQQVGTLRIWIGDALAQETPVYTAEAIETGGLKKRSLDAVYELATGWIRQLKF
- a CDS encoding MBL fold metallo-hydrolase, which encodes MPDRLRFTILGCGSSPGVPRINGDWGKCDPDNPKNRRRRASMLVERIADHGAVTTVIIDTGPDFRSQMIDFGSGRLDAVIYTHAHADHIHGLDDLRTFVIDRHDLVDIYADVTTQKRLFDAFAYCFKTPEGSSYPPILRSHEIVHHGAFDIDGPGGAIRFLPLPQVHGDILSLGFRIADVAYCSDVSAFPDTTAAQLFGLDTLVIDALQYRPHPSHFSLDESIEWIEKLKPRRAILTHMHVPLDYETVLRDTPDNVEPAFDGLSFEVEL
- a CDS encoding DNA polymerase III subunit delta', giving the protein MSDAILDVPATHDAIDGVPAPSANPALFGHAAIRAFLAQAYQSGQMHHALLLEGPQGVGKATLAFHLAGHMLKYPAEREAPLTLAEPDYGVAPYRQIASGTHLAMLHISRPVDAKTGKFKTGITVDEVRRVTHFLNRTSHDGSWRIVIVDPADDMNRNAANALLKTLEEPPQRTLFILISHSSGRLLPTIRSRCQSIRFDSLERQDLLSALAAINLDTEQSAETDSLIAHADGSVRKAALLLAFGGLEISETVDAVLSKPTFDVPKAHALATALSGRDAEIQYDLFLEDLLARIAGKARLSAEQGDVMQANRWSNLWNDMQSEARDAAAFNLDRKQTVLIFLERMHRTLG
- the tmk gene encoding dTMP kinase, with protein sequence MQGLFITFEGGEGAGKSTQIARLAEYLRGQGDDVLVTREPGGSPGAEAVRHVILSGAAEPFGPAMEALLFAAARNDHVEQVMRKALKSGRMVLCDRYIDSSRVYQGVTGELDPALMRAIERAAINGLMPDLTIILDLPAEIGLQRANARRGAGTADRFEKETIELHHKRRDAYLAIAAEEPERCKVIAADRPAGEIAREIAALVDQLKTSRGIKPKQAVEVTK